The proteins below come from a single Eucalyptus grandis isolate ANBG69807.140 chromosome 3, ASM1654582v1, whole genome shotgun sequence genomic window:
- the LOC104437697 gene encoding EG45-like domain containing protein, producing the protein MKTLQVRVDRASFVRVWSSQRSKFFCGFHKKGLHEPTRELFPSRCIRWYVGLADLSIAMKPSSKRPRVLLVLLLVTMQVQFSRADVGTAAHYSPPYTPTACFGNDPSQFPSSNLFAAAGEGIWDNGASCGRQYLVRCISASVSGTCIPSQTIQVRIVDRALSSSSRPSSSGATIVLSTTAFGTIAKSSAAAVNVEYQQV; encoded by the exons ATGAAGACATTGCAAGTGCGGGTTGATCGGGCCTCGTTTGTACGAGTTTGGAGCTCTCAAAGGTCCAAATTCTTCTGCGGCTTTCATAAG AAAGGATTACATGAGCCAACAAGGGAGCTCTTCCCTTCTCGTTGCATTCGGTGGTACGTTGGCCTCGCCGATCTTTCCATAGCAATGAAGCCCTCCAGCAAAAGACCGCGAGTCCTACTCGTGCTTCTTCTGGTGACGATGCAAGTTCAATTCTCTCGTGCTGACGTCGGCACCGCCGCGCACTACAGTCCTCCATACACAC CGACGGCATGCTTTGGCAATGATCCATCACAGTTCCCATCGAGCAACCTCTTTGCGGCGGCGGGTGAAGGGATATGGGACAACGGAGCGTCATGCGGGAGGCAGTACCTGGTGCGGTGCATCAGCGCCTCCGTCTCCGGAACCTGCATTCCCAGCCAGACTATCCAAGTCCGAATTGTCGACCGAGCGCTGTCCTCGTCTTCACGTCCCTCGAGTAGCGGCGCGACCATAGTCCTCTCAACAACAGCGTTTGGCACTATCGCAAAGTCATCTGCTGCGGCCGTGAACGTCGAGTATCAACA GGTTTGA